A single window of Vigna radiata var. radiata cultivar VC1973A chromosome 4, Vradiata_ver6, whole genome shotgun sequence DNA harbors:
- the LOC106758377 gene encoding protein LURP-one-related 15-like produces the protein MANQLSPPFGTPITAPQYCAPGPHPVDLIIIKERSIADNFTVTDTNGNIVFTVKSNLVSIVKPRKHSFLFDSHGNPIVHLRRSIQNYDWKAFRGQSEESRDLIFRKHNSSFFQLRLKSDVFLANNVTDVCDFKIKSSWSGRSWDVYLGDSNILVAQINTKLGTMFSREKYMVSVFPNIDHAFIVALVLTLQR, from the exons ATGGCAAACCAATTATCACCACCCTTTGGCACTCCCATTACCGCACCTCAGTACTGTGCTCCAG GTCCACATCCTGTTGATCTGATAATCATAAAGGAGAGGAGTATAGCAGATAATTTCACTGTGACAGACACCAATGGCAACATAGTTTTCACTGTTAAGAGCAATCTCGTAAGCATTGTAAAACCCCGCAAACACAGTTTCTTGTTTGACTCTCATGGAAACCCCATTGTTCATCTTCGCAGATCG ATTCAGAATTATGATTGGAAAGCATTCAGAGGACAAAGTGAAGAATCTAGGGATCTGATATTTAGAAAACACAATTCCTCATTTTTTCAGTTAAGGTTGAAATCCGACGTGTTCTTGGCAAATAATGTCACTGATGTTTGTGacttcaaaatcaaatcaagttGGTCTGGACGCTCTTGGGATGTTTACTTAGGCGATTCCAACATACTTGTTGCCCAG ATAAATACAAAGCTTGGCACTATGTTTAGCAGAGAGAAGTACATGGTGTCCGTGTTTCCAAATATCGATCATGCATTCATTGTGGCTCTAGTTCTAACTCTTCAACGTTGA